One Acetoanaerobium noterae genomic region harbors:
- a CDS encoding TadE/TadG family type IV pilus assembly protein → MKNIFSPIRNSKGQSLVETALVLPLLLLIVFGTIEFGRVFNAYLVVSNASREGARAAAVGKSNSEITTMATDKAAFIGTVSVTISPSDSRPYGSEVTVTVNHTLNLIVPIIRTIIAPSGSLNVSSSTSMRVESE, encoded by the coding sequence ATGAAAAATATTTTTTCTCCCATAAGAAACTCAAAAGGCCAGAGCTTAGTAGAGACTGCACTAGTCCTTCCACTCTTGTTATTAATTGTATTTGGAACTATAGAATTTGGAAGGGTATTCAATGCCTATCTAGTAGTTTCAAATGCTTCTAGGGAAGGAGCTAGAGCCGCAGCAGTAGGAAAATCCAACTCTGAAATCACAACCATGGCAACAGATAAAGCTGCTTTCATAGGAACAGTATCTGTAACTATAAGCCCTTCAGACTCTAGACCTTACGGCAGCGAGGTAACAGTGACTGTGAATCACACTCTTAATCTCATAGTTCCTATCATCAGAACTATAATAGCTCCTAGTGGCAGCCTAAATGTAAGTTCATCCACCAGCATGAGAGTGGAAAGTGAATGA
- a CDS encoding APC family permease yields MQQTVKLQPKESQSSNQNLKKQVGALDAITMVIGIVIGSGIFFKSSPVFSNAGSPFLGIMAWIIGGLLTVASALTISEIATAIPKTGGLFVYIKELYSEKWAFLFGWVQSFIYVPGVTAALSIIFVTQATFFIPMSDFTQKILAISLIFFLILVNIASTKIGSKIQVVATIAKLIPIVIIIAFGFIKGTVGGVSEVSKVSLSGASLAGFGSAILGTLWAYDGWVGVANMAGELKNPSKDLPKSIILGLSITMIIYVLINIAIINVIPVDAVIASQTPASDAAVLMFGKSGAILISAGIMISIFGAMNGYLLTGVRVPFAMASEGLFPFADKLSYLHPQSNTPVLAFVLEGALAVLYVMSGSFEVLTTLAMFMVWFFFVMAVAGIFVLRKKFSHLNPAYKVPFYPFVPLVGIAGGIYILLSTLVTDFKTAVLGILITALGVPVYNHITKSKRA; encoded by the coding sequence ATGCAGCAAACTGTTAAGCTACAACCAAAAGAATCACAGTCTTCTAACCAAAATCTAAAAAAACAAGTCGGAGCGCTTGATGCTATAACTATGGTAATAGGTATAGTAATAGGCTCAGGCATCTTCTTTAAATCGTCACCTGTTTTTAGCAATGCTGGTTCCCCGTTTCTAGGAATTATGGCTTGGATAATAGGAGGACTGCTAACTGTAGCTTCTGCTCTTACAATCAGTGAAATAGCTACAGCAATCCCTAAAACAGGCGGACTTTTTGTATACATAAAAGAATTATATAGTGAAAAATGGGCGTTTTTATTCGGATGGGTACAGTCATTCATCTATGTACCTGGAGTTACTGCAGCTTTGTCTATAATTTTTGTAACTCAAGCTACTTTCTTCATTCCAATGTCTGATTTTACTCAAAAAATACTAGCTATATCTTTAATATTTTTTCTAATCTTAGTAAATATAGCTTCTACAAAAATAGGTAGCAAAATTCAAGTTGTTGCAACTATTGCAAAGCTAATCCCTATAGTAATTATAATTGCTTTTGGCTTTATAAAAGGCACTGTAGGAGGAGTTAGCGAGGTTTCTAAGGTTTCACTTTCTGGAGCTAGCCTTGCTGGATTTGGCTCTGCTATACTTGGAACCCTATGGGCATACGATGGCTGGGTAGGAGTTGCTAACATGGCTGGCGAGCTTAAAAATCCATCTAAAGACCTTCCTAAATCTATAATTTTAGGTCTATCTATAACAATGATAATCTATGTCCTTATAAATATAGCTATAATAAATGTTATCCCTGTGGACGCTGTAATTGCTTCACAAACACCTGCCTCAGATGCCGCTGTTCTGATGTTTGGAAAATCAGGAGCTATTCTAATCTCTGCAGGAATAATGATTTCTATATTTGGGGCTATGAACGGCTATTTATTAACTGGTGTAAGAGTTCCATTTGCAATGGCAAGTGAAGGCTTGTTCCCTTTCGCAGATAAGCTTAGTTATCTTCATCCACAATCTAATACTCCTGTTTTAGCTTTCGTATTAGAAGGAGCATTGGCTGTACTTTATGTTATGAGTGGATCTTTTGAAGTTTTAACTACCTTGGCAATGTTTATGGTTTGGTTTTTCTTCGTAATGGCAGTAGCTGGAATATTTGTCCTAAGAAAAAAATTCTCTCATTTAAATCCAGCCTACAAAGTACCATTTTATCCTTTTGTTCCACTAGTTGGAATAGCTGGAGGAATATATATTTTACTTAGCACCCTTGTAACTGATTTCAAAACTGCAGTTCTAGGAATATTAATTACTGCTCTAGGAGTTCCAGTTTACAACCACATCACAAAATCAAAAAGAGCTTAA
- a CDS encoding Flp family type IVb pilin has product MLDYMKALITPFISKFIKDEDGQGMVEYALIIAVIALVVVLAMPAVTDAISDLFDRIAEALAG; this is encoded by the coding sequence ATGTTAGATTACATGAAAGCTTTGATAACACCGTTTATTAGTAAGTTCATCAAAGACGAGGATGGACAAGGTATGGTTGAGTACGCTCTTATTATAGCTGTTATAGCCCTTGTTGTAGTTCTAGCTATGCCTGCAGTAACTGATGCTATCTCTGATTTATTTGACAGAATTGCAGAGGCTCTAGCTGGATAA
- a CDS encoding helix-turn-helix domain-containing protein produces the protein MEILSEIADKIKELRKEKGYTLKDLADKTELSVSFLSQVENGSSSLAITSLKKLADAFSVPMTYFFYSMDTHNYHVKIDEQKSFKMEGLPSEFVRLSGDFSGRSLESMIVTIPGGQKHGHKYNHPGEEFAYVLEGVLIVEIEDKEYLVQAGDSIHYPSTMPHQWRNPLGSPVKILSVITPAVF, from the coding sequence ATGGAGATATTAAGCGAAATAGCAGATAAAATAAAAGAGCTACGAAAAGAAAAAGGATATACACTAAAGGATTTAGCTGATAAAACAGAGCTTTCTGTAAGTTTTTTATCCCAAGTAGAAAACGGCTCATCCTCACTTGCAATTACCTCACTAAAAAAACTAGCTGATGCTTTCTCAGTGCCTATGACCTATTTTTTCTACAGCATGGATACTCATAACTATCATGTAAAAATTGACGAGCAAAAATCTTTTAAAATGGAAGGTCTTCCTTCTGAATTTGTGAGATTGAGTGGGGATTTTTCTGGTAGAAGCTTGGAATCAATGATAGTAACTATTCCTGGAGGTCAAAAGCATGGACATAAGTACAACCACCCTGGTGAAGAATTTGCCTATGTATTAGAGGGTGTATTAATCGTGGAAATAGAAGACAAGGAATACCTAGTTCAGGCAGGTGATTCTATACACTATCCATCTACAATGCCTCACCAGTGGAGAAACCCTCTAGGTTCTCCTGTAAAAATTCTTTCAGTAATAACTCCAGCTGTATTTTAA
- a CDS encoding CpaF family protein, with the protein MTLIDRLKKQELEEIKSKEIITPVIEDNSDKIYAVTLKLQEKLVKYTEKKDLHNVDIRAKLQDFLQEILEEDNMFLTHIEKEETINSAYNDITGYGPITSLIKDDSITEVMVNGPYDIYIEREGKLEKTKIKFKDTAQLMKVIEKIVAPIGRRIDESSPMVDARLPDGSRINAIIPPLALDGPVLTIRKFSKDPYTDKDLIDMGTTSIELMEFLKAAVRARLNILVSGGTGSGKTTTLNVLSSFIPNDERIVSIEDAAELQLHQDHVVRLESRPPNIEGKGEIVIRDLVRNALRMRPDRIIVGEVRSGEALDMLQAMNTGHDGSITTGHANSPRDMLSRLETMVLMAGMDLPLKAIREQISSAIDIIVHQSRLKDGTRKVVSIVEVQGMEEDIITLQEIFKLQIDGKDTRGKLKAHHKSTGIKPKVLQEIKDAGIFLDESIFS; encoded by the coding sequence ATGACTCTAATAGATAGACTGAAAAAACAAGAGCTTGAAGAAATAAAATCCAAAGAAATAATTACTCCTGTCATAGAAGATAACTCTGATAAAATCTATGCGGTTACTCTTAAGCTACAAGAGAAACTAGTGAAATATACTGAAAAAAAAGACCTTCACAACGTCGATATAAGAGCCAAGCTTCAGGATTTTCTGCAAGAAATTTTAGAAGAAGACAATATGTTCTTAACTCATATAGAAAAAGAGGAAACTATAAATTCTGCATATAACGATATCACCGGCTATGGTCCAATTACCTCACTCATAAAAGACGATAGCATAACAGAAGTCATGGTAAATGGCCCTTATGATATATATATTGAAAGAGAAGGAAAACTAGAGAAAACGAAAATAAAATTCAAAGATACTGCCCAGCTAATGAAAGTAATAGAAAAAATAGTAGCTCCTATAGGAAGAAGAATAGATGAATCTTCTCCTATGGTAGATGCAAGGCTTCCAGACGGTTCGAGAATAAATGCTATTATCCCTCCACTGGCTCTGGATGGACCTGTTCTTACCATAAGAAAATTCTCAAAGGATCCATACACAGACAAAGACCTCATAGATATGGGCACAACTAGCATAGAGCTTATGGAGTTTCTCAAAGCCGCAGTAAGAGCTAGACTAAATATTCTAGTTTCTGGAGGTACTGGAAGTGGAAAAACTACGACTCTAAATGTACTTTCTTCATTTATTCCAAATGATGAAAGAATCGTAAGTATAGAAGATGCCGCTGAGCTTCAGCTTCATCAAGACCACGTAGTAAGACTAGAATCAAGACCTCCAAATATAGAAGGAAAAGGTGAAATAGTAATAAGAGACCTCGTTCGTAATGCTCTTCGTATGAGACCAGATAGAATAATAGTTGGAGAGGTAAGATCTGGAGAAGCTCTAGACATGCTCCAAGCTATGAATACTGGTCATGATGGCTCTATTACAACTGGTCATGCCAATTCTCCTAGAGATATGCTCTCTAGACTTGAAACCATGGTACTAATGGCTGGAATGGACCTTCCTCTAAAAGCCATCCGCGAACAGATATCCTCTGCCATAGATATAATAGTCCATCAATCCAGATTAAAAGATGGAACTAGAAAAGTAGTAAGTATAGTAGAGGTTCAAGGAATGGAGGAAGATATAATAACCCTTCAAGAGATATTTAAGCTTCAAATAGATGGCAAAGATACTAGAGGAAAGCTAAAAGCTCATCACAAAAGCACCGGCATAAAGCCAAAAGTACTTCAAGAAATCAAGGATGCTGGAATATTTTTAGATGAAAGCATATTCAGCTAA
- a CDS encoding peptide MFS transporter has protein sequence MSDMVVKNKRPFGFYVCSVAFMFERMAYYAAKYLIYVFVAATVVTGGLGLTSVEAALIQSNLVAFTYLAPIIGGYISDRFIGARYCVPVGIALMAAGYWIGASATDAVGMNIMVALVAIGTGLFKGNVAAISGALFDDKEQLDSAFSTQYSFVNIGAFIGTTAVGILVASTFAQGEVQGFRAAFQLCAVICVVDLIWFLFGSKSLGEVGKKPFKLGKEAEKDVVVENKPLTKSEKKKVFAIILISTFSVIFWVFWYLTYLAAYDYGAAFINMNVSGFNVPLSWFDSLNSMTCIALGPVLGMLWFKLSKTAKGDLSLFKKLGIGLGLLGAAFLMLVFAEFSRGVGASDASKASLLWLIAFGLLLSVGEMFFSPLGNSFVAKYAPNKMVSVLMGVWTFATFIAGKSYGYLYAFASKFSVIQAYSVIPAILFVAAVMLFVFDKKLTTLLEDDSDEVEDALAS, from the coding sequence ATGAGCGATATGGTAGTAAAGAACAAAAGACCATTTGGTTTCTACGTATGCAGTGTTGCATTTATGTTTGAAAGAATGGCGTATTATGCTGCTAAGTATCTGATTTATGTTTTTGTGGCGGCAACTGTAGTAACAGGAGGATTAGGGCTTACAAGTGTAGAAGCTGCACTTATCCAATCAAATCTTGTTGCATTTACATATTTGGCACCTATTATTGGTGGATATATCTCAGACAGATTTATAGGAGCAAGGTATTGCGTACCAGTTGGTATAGCTCTTATGGCTGCGGGATACTGGATAGGAGCATCAGCAACTGATGCAGTAGGAATGAATATAATGGTTGCTCTTGTAGCTATTGGAACAGGGTTATTCAAAGGCAATGTTGCAGCTATTAGCGGTGCTTTATTTGATGATAAAGAGCAGCTTGATTCTGCTTTTTCAACTCAGTACTCTTTTGTTAATATAGGAGCATTTATAGGAACTACTGCTGTAGGAATCCTAGTTGCAAGTACATTTGCTCAAGGCGAAGTGCAAGGCTTTAGAGCAGCTTTTCAATTATGTGCAGTTATTTGCGTAGTTGATTTAATTTGGTTCTTATTTGGAAGCAAGTCTTTAGGCGAAGTTGGTAAAAAGCCATTTAAATTAGGAAAAGAAGCAGAAAAAGATGTAGTAGTAGAGAATAAGCCTCTTACTAAATCTGAAAAGAAAAAGGTATTTGCAATTATACTAATTTCAACTTTTTCAGTTATTTTCTGGGTATTTTGGTATCTTACATATCTAGCTGCCTACGATTACGGTGCAGCGTTTATTAATATGAATGTAAGTGGTTTTAATGTTCCGCTTTCATGGTTTGATTCACTAAACTCTATGACTTGTATAGCTCTAGGACCAGTTCTTGGTATGCTTTGGTTTAAATTATCAAAGACTGCAAAGGGAGACCTTAGCTTATTTAAAAAGCTTGGTATAGGGCTTGGACTTCTTGGAGCAGCATTTTTAATGCTAGTATTTGCAGAGTTTTCAAGAGGAGTAGGTGCAAGTGATGCATCTAAGGCAAGCCTACTTTGGCTGATTGCTTTTGGGTTACTTCTAAGCGTAGGAGAAATGTTCTTCTCACCACTAGGAAACTCATTTGTAGCTAAATATGCTCCGAATAAAATGGTGTCAGTGCTTATGGGGGTATGGACATTTGCAACTTTTATAGCTGGTAAATCATACGGATATTTATATGCATTTGCTTCAAAATTCTCAGTTATTCAAGCATATTCAGTAATACCTGCAATTTTATTTGTAGCTGCTGTGATGCTGTTTGTATTTGACAAGAAGCTTACTACCTTACTTGAAGATGACAGTGATGAAGTAGAGGATGCTTTAGCATCATAA
- the ilvA gene encoding threonine ammonia-lyase, with product MEKNYDASYTVSNIQYNFNFEGAHKRIEKVLRPTNLIHSTFFSAYCSNNVYIKPENLQTTGAFKIRGAYNKISKLNSEQKSQGLISSSAGNHAQGVAYASKELGVTATIVMPKTTPLIKVESTKKYGANIVLHGDCYDEAYEEAKRLESSENMLFIHPFDDADVIEGQGTIAIEILNEAPNLDLIIVPVGGGGLIAGVATCAKALNPNIKIIGVEPEGANAMSLSMKNNKLTCLERVCTIADGVAVKNPGSLTYELIKTHVDEIIEVSDFDIMEAFLLLMQNHKLVGENSGVLPFAALRKIKEKNKNIACIISGGNIDFLTISTLINQGLVSMGRIFCFSVNLPDKPGELAKISNLLAKLGANVIKLDHNQFKASNRFMDAMLEVTVETNGHNHVELISDEMKALGYTIKRVY from the coding sequence ATGGAAAAGAACTATGATGCAAGCTATACTGTATCCAATATACAGTATAATTTTAATTTTGAAGGTGCTCACAAACGAATCGAGAAAGTATTAAGACCAACCAACCTCATTCATAGCACATTTTTCAGCGCTTACTGCTCAAACAACGTATACATAAAGCCTGAAAATCTTCAAACCACTGGAGCTTTTAAGATTCGTGGAGCCTATAACAAAATCAGTAAACTAAACTCAGAGCAAAAATCTCAAGGGCTTATATCATCCTCTGCTGGTAACCATGCTCAAGGAGTTGCCTATGCTTCAAAAGAGCTTGGGGTTACTGCAACCATTGTCATGCCAAAAACCACTCCACTTATCAAAGTAGAATCCACCAAAAAATACGGCGCAAATATAGTTCTTCATGGAGATTGCTATGATGAAGCCTATGAAGAAGCAAAGCGTCTTGAAAGCAGTGAAAACATGCTGTTCATTCATCCATTTGACGATGCAGATGTGATAGAAGGTCAAGGAACTATAGCCATTGAAATATTAAACGAAGCTCCAAATCTCGATCTAATTATTGTTCCAGTAGGTGGAGGTGGCTTGATTGCTGGAGTAGCTACCTGTGCAAAAGCTCTAAATCCTAATATAAAAATTATAGGAGTAGAGCCAGAGGGTGCAAATGCCATGTCTTTATCTATGAAAAACAACAAACTCACTTGCCTAGAAAGAGTATGCACGATTGCTGATGGAGTTGCTGTTAAAAATCCTGGTAGCCTAACCTATGAACTAATAAAAACCCATGTGGATGAAATCATTGAGGTATCTGATTTTGACATAATGGAGGCATTTTTGCTACTGATGCAAAATCATAAATTAGTTGGAGAAAATTCAGGTGTCTTACCATTTGCAGCGCTTAGAAAAATCAAAGAAAAAAATAAAAATATAGCCTGCATCATCAGCGGTGGAAACATAGATTTCTTAACCATTTCCACCCTTATCAATCAAGGGCTTGTATCTATGGGAAGAATATTTTGTTTTTCTGTGAACCTGCCTGATAAGCCTGGAGAATTGGCTAAAATTTCTAATCTACTAGCAAAATTAGGAGCAAATGTAATCAAGCTAGATCACAATCAGTTCAAAGCTTCAAACAGATTCATGGATGCTATGCTAGAGGTTACAGTAGAGACAAACGGTCATAATCATGTGGAGCTAATATCCGATGAAATGAAAGCTCTTGGCTATACCATAAAGAGAGTGTACTAA
- a CDS encoding DUF975 family protein: MWTRVELKSKAKDFLRMYYWKAFLVAFMIFIVGGNQNMLLNSGGSSGRGGQDAHYQGGQIIVDDPNSFVGRFTELMGTPGILALSIVIVLFVIGFFLLFRFFIGIPIEIGGRKFFLDGINEEPDVKSLGWVFKSGSYMNISITMFLTGIYNFLWFLLLIIPGIIKHYSYMMVPYILVKNPNIEPSKAIRQSIQMTDGHKMNMFILDLSFLGWYILGTLMLGIGVLFVNPYYEATYAQLYVSLKDNETIEY, encoded by the coding sequence ATGTGGACTAGAGTGGAACTAAAATCAAAGGCTAAGGATTTTTTGCGAATGTATTACTGGAAAGCTTTTTTGGTTGCTTTTATGATATTTATAGTAGGAGGAAACCAAAATATGCTCCTCAATTCAGGAGGAAGCTCTGGAAGGGGAGGGCAAGATGCTCATTATCAAGGCGGGCAAATTATAGTTGATGACCCGAATTCCTTTGTTGGAAGATTTACAGAGCTGATGGGAACGCCTGGAATACTTGCTCTTTCTATTGTGATAGTGCTATTTGTGATTGGATTTTTTCTTTTATTTAGATTTTTTATTGGAATCCCAATTGAAATAGGAGGAAGAAAATTCTTCTTAGATGGTATTAATGAAGAACCAGATGTAAAATCACTTGGATGGGTATTTAAATCTGGTTCATATATGAACATATCAATCACTATGTTTTTAACTGGAATATATAATTTTTTATGGTTTTTGCTACTGATAATTCCTGGAATAATAAAGCATTATTCCTATATGATGGTTCCTTATATTTTAGTTAAAAATCCAAATATTGAACCTTCAAAGGCAATAAGACAAAGTATTCAAATGACAGATGGACATAAAATGAATATGTTTATTTTAGATTTATCATTTTTAGGTTGGTATATTTTAGGAACCTTGATGCTAGGAATTGGAGTTTTATTTGTAAATCCCTATTATGAAGCTACTTATGCTCAGTTATATGTATCTTTAAAGGATAATGAAACTATTGAGTATTAA
- a CDS encoding AAA family ATPase, which translates to MRENKGKVISVFSNKGGVGKSTLAVNLAVYLASIDKNQVALVDLDLMAGDIALMMDINPKSTIVDVTRDISGISYDIIDDYLIKHSSNVMVLPAPITPEQAEFVSPTCVDKILSTLMEKYDYIIVDTGPNFGDINLSALDHSSKIFYITTIDIPAIKNSRVGLDIIRRLNYEEDKIGLILNMHDKKYGVSQKDVETILNKKISKMIPMDLSTVVSSSNKGEPFVINMAKKSISKSIAEIGQWLKEG; encoded by the coding sequence ATGAGAGAAAATAAAGGAAAAGTAATTTCAGTGTTCAGTAACAAGGGAGGAGTAGGCAAAAGCACACTTGCTGTCAATTTAGCTGTCTATCTAGCTTCCATAGATAAAAATCAAGTGGCTCTTGTAGATTTAGACCTGATGGCTGGCGATATTGCACTTATGATGGATATCAATCCTAAAAGTACAATAGTAGATGTTACTCGTGATATTTCAGGAATAAGCTATGACATAATAGATGATTATTTAATTAAGCACTCATCAAATGTCATGGTCCTTCCTGCTCCTATAACACCTGAACAGGCTGAATTTGTCTCTCCAACCTGCGTTGATAAAATCCTATCAACTCTTATGGAAAAATACGACTATATAATAGTGGATACTGGGCCAAATTTTGGAGATATTAACCTTTCAGCGCTTGACCATTCCTCCAAAATTTTCTACATTACAACCATTGATATCCCTGCAATAAAAAACTCTAGGGTCGGCCTTGATATCATTCGAAGATTAAATTACGAAGAAGATAAAATCGGACTAATCTTAAATATGCATGACAAAAAATATGGTGTAAGTCAAAAGGACGTCGAAACAATCTTAAATAAAAAGATATCCAAGATGATTCCTATGGACCTTTCAACAGTAGTGTCCTCTAGCAACAAAGGAGAGCCTTTTGTAATAAACATGGCTAAAAAATCCATTTCAAAAAGTATTGCAGAAATAGGTCAGTGGCTAAAGGAGGGGTAA
- the cpaB gene encoding Flp pilus assembly protein CpaB → MKTSKKLVILSVLIGIATVLAFYSYIQREIAKMDPATYSEIIVATEDIPARTKITADMLEPQKIQDSYILPNSIRDKAKIVGKYAAVKIVANEQIISDRLADLDKTYFSYKVPTGYVAITIPVDSVSGVSDFIKPGDFVDVFVYLEEKEVKSETTYIFNLESSSDMLQKVLVLSVDKANDISESDNDEKNESLDTRKITLALEAKNAEKLVLGYKTGYLHLALRNPEDNTAIDTNGTVRQDIINR, encoded by the coding sequence ATGAAGACCAGCAAAAAACTTGTAATATTATCTGTTCTAATTGGAATAGCTACTGTCCTTGCTTTTTATTCATATATTCAGCGTGAAATTGCTAAAATGGACCCAGCTACCTATTCAGAAATTATAGTAGCTACAGAGGATATCCCTGCCAGAACAAAAATCACCGCTGATATGCTTGAGCCTCAGAAAATTCAAGATAGCTATATCTTACCAAACTCAATCAGAGATAAAGCGAAGATAGTAGGTAAATATGCAGCTGTGAAAATAGTTGCCAATGAGCAAATAATCAGCGACAGATTGGCGGATCTTGATAAGACCTATTTTTCCTACAAAGTTCCAACAGGTTATGTAGCAATTACTATTCCAGTTGATTCCGTATCTGGAGTATCTGATTTTATAAAGCCTGGAGATTTTGTAGATGTTTTTGTATATCTAGAAGAAAAGGAAGTAAAATCTGAAACGACATATATTTTTAATTTGGAATCTTCTTCTGATATGCTCCAAAAAGTTCTAGTTCTATCCGTTGATAAGGCAAATGATATCTCAGAAAGTGACAATGATGAGAAAAACGAATCTCTAGATACTAGAAAAATAACCCTAGCACTAGAGGCTAAAAATGCTGAAAAGCTAGTATTAGGTTACAAAACAGGGTATTTGCATCTTGCACTTAGAAATCCTGAAGACAATACTGCTATAGATACAAATGGTACAGTAAGACAAGATATAATAAATCGTTAA
- a CDS encoding M24 family metallopeptidase yields MKLNRLESILEKMKAENLEQMIISDPASIFYLTGKWIHPGERMLALYISTRGEHKLFVNKLFPITEDLGVEIVWFDDTNNAVEILSEVVLKDKSVGVDKNWPARFLIGLMELKAGSSYVNGSLIVDRVRMIKDEAEKDFMREASRLNDLAMEKLKNEVTKGHSEKELMQVLQGIYKELGTDGFSFEPILGFGANAANPHHSNTDKVAEIGDSIILDIGCAKNSYCSDMTRTVFLKEASDKAKEVFEIVLEANKRAINTVKPGVRFCDIDAAARDYIASKGYGEYFTHRTGHSIGIDVHDYGDVSAINTDKVEPGMIFSIEPGIYLPGEIGVRIEDLVLVTEDGCEVLNKADKELCIL; encoded by the coding sequence ATGAAATTAAACAGACTAGAAAGTATCTTAGAAAAAATGAAGGCAGAGAATCTGGAGCAGATGATAATTTCTGATCCAGCATCAATTTTTTACTTAACAGGTAAATGGATTCATCCAGGAGAGAGAATGCTAGCTCTTTATATCAGCACAAGAGGTGAGCATAAGCTGTTTGTAAACAAGCTTTTCCCTATAACTGAGGATTTAGGAGTAGAGATAGTTTGGTTTGACGATACAAACAATGCTGTAGAAATCCTATCAGAGGTTGTTTTAAAAGACAAGTCAGTAGGAGTAGACAAAAACTGGCCAGCTAGATTTTTAATTGGACTAATGGAGCTAAAAGCTGGAAGCTCATATGTAAATGGTTCATTAATCGTAGACAGAGTGAGAATGATTAAGGATGAAGCAGAAAAAGACTTTATGAGAGAGGCTTCAAGACTTAATGATTTAGCAATGGAAAAGCTAAAAAATGAAGTAACTAAAGGTCACAGCGAAAAGGAATTAATGCAGGTGCTTCAAGGGATTTACAAAGAGCTAGGAACTGATGGATTCTCATTTGAGCCTATTTTAGGATTTGGAGCAAATGCAGCTAATCCTCACCACTCAAATACTGATAAGGTTGCTGAGATAGGGGATAGCATCATTCTAGATATAGGCTGTGCAAAAAATTCATATTGCTCAGATATGACTAGAACAGTGTTTTTAAAGGAAGCTAGCGACAAGGCTAAAGAGGTATTTGAAATAGTACTAGAAGCTAATAAAAGAGCTATTAATACTGTTAAGCCTGGAGTTAGATTCTGTGATATAGATGCTGCAGCTAGAGATTACATAGCATCTAAAGGCTACGGTGAATACTTCACTCATAGAACAGGACACTCTATAGGTATTGATGTACATGATTACGGCGATGTTTCTGCTATCAACACAGACAAAGTTGAGCCAGGAATGATATTTTCTATAGAGCCAGGTATCTATCTACCAGGAGAAATAGGAGTAAGAATAGAAGACCTAGTACTAGTTACTGAGGATGGATGCGAAGTACTAAATAAAGCAGATAAAGAGCTTTGTATATTATAG
- a CDS encoding pilus assembly protein TadG-related protein encodes MKKSKTKANFNHKGSIAVIIAMTIAVLLAMTALVTDVGAMALTRNKLQSAADSAALAGAQELPSNTTQAEIIARDYLDKNISDSYTADVVFSDSNQKISVNITKNIGFAFARILGINDGDINVHAAAINAPARSVVSGLRPFGIVWNPELDFQSNEEVILKYIPNITAEDELGPGNFGSVNLWGKDPQYKYPENILNGTKNHYAIGDGVDTYPGNNAGPTAKNLRDLLDANSGSVTILIPLFSTMDVPGNKEIIITGFAAFQIDDVEQKGNNVDVTGHFVEHVTLGNADLDGTDYGVRAVNLVE; translated from the coding sequence ATGAAAAAATCTAAAACAAAAGCTAATTTCAATCATAAAGGCTCTATTGCGGTAATTATAGCTATGACAATAGCAGTTCTTCTTGCGATGACAGCTCTTGTTACTGATGTAGGCGCAATGGCATTAACTAGAAATAAACTTCAGTCAGCTGCAGACTCTGCTGCACTTGCTGGAGCTCAGGAGCTTCCATCAAACACCACTCAAGCAGAAATCATTGCAAGAGATTATTTAGATAAAAATATAAGCGATTCTTATACCGCAGATGTAGTATTTTCAGATTCAAATCAAAAAATCAGTGTCAATATAACCAAGAATATAGGCTTTGCCTTTGCTAGGATTTTGGGAATAAATGATGGTGACATAAATGTTCATGCCGCAGCTATTAATGCTCCTGCGAGGTCAGTTGTAAGTGGTCTTAGACCTTTTGGAATAGTATGGAATCCTGAGCTTGATTTTCAGTCCAATGAAGAAGTCATTTTAAAATACATTCCAAATATCACAGCTGAAGATGAACTCGGTCCTGGAAATTTTGGTTCAGTGAATCTTTGGGGCAAAGACCCTCAGTACAAATATCCTGAAAACATTTTGAATGGAACCAAAAATCACTATGCTATCGGAGACGGCGTAGACACTTATCCAGGAAATAACGCTGGTCCAACTGCAAAAAATCTAAGAGATTTGCTCGATGCAAACTCAGGAAGCGTAACTATCCTCATTCCTCTATTTAGCACAATGGACGTTCCTGGCAACAAAGAAATAATAATCACTGGTTTTGCAGCTTTTCAGATAGATGATGTAGAGCAAAAAGGCAACAATGTGGATGTAACTGGTCATTTCGTAGAGCATGTTACACTTGGAAATGCTGATTTAGATGGTACTGATTATGGAGTTAGAGCTGTTAATCTAGTAGAATAG